A genomic window from Cinclus cinclus chromosome 5, bCinCin1.1, whole genome shotgun sequence includes:
- the LOC134044404 gene encoding LOW QUALITY PROTEIN: cytosolic beta-glucosidase-like (The sequence of the model RefSeq protein was modified relative to this genomic sequence to represent the inferred CDS: inserted 2 bases in 1 codon) — MYYSSPICANIDLSKSSVDPELEDIAFPVGFAWGAATAAYQIEEGWNADGKGPNVWDXFTHQGGDRVFKNQTGDVACGSYTLWEEDLKCIKQLGLTHYCFSLSWSRLLPDGTTGFINQKGQLFALAILLSSPGLKIGKMECYKE, encoded by the exons ATGTATTACAGCAGTCCAATATGTGCCAATATTGACCTCAGCAAAAGCAGTGTGGAT CCGGAGCTGGAGGATATTGCTTTTCCGGTTGGATTTGCTTGGGGTGCAGCTACAGCAGCATATCAAATTGAAG AAGGCTGGAATGCAGATGGAAAGGGCCCTAATGTCTGGGA ATTCACTCATCAGGGAGGAGATCGAGTTTTCAAGAACCAGACTGGTGATGTAGCTTGTGGCAGCTACACTCTGTGGGAGGAAGATTTGAAATGTATCAAACAGCTTGGATTGACTCAttattgcttttctctttcctggtCACGTCTGTTACCTGATGGGACGACAGGTTTCATCAACCAGAAAG GGCAGTTATTTGCCTTGGCAatccttctttcttctcctggtTTGAAGATTGGAAAGATGGAATGCTACAAAGAATAG